The proteins below are encoded in one region of Oncorhynchus masou masou isolate Uvic2021 chromosome 15, UVic_Omas_1.1, whole genome shotgun sequence:
- the LOC135554975 gene encoding gamma-crystallin M3-like — protein MSTSMNMGRIVFYEDRNFQGRSYECSSDCADMSSYLSRCHSCRVQSGCFMVYDRNNYMGNQYFMRRGEYSDFQSMMGMTDIRSCRTIPMHRGSYRMRIYERDNFGGQMHEMMDDCDSIMDRYRMSDCQSCNVMDGHWLMYEQPHFRGRMMYMRPGEYRNFRDMGMSGMRFMSMRRITDMC, from the exons ATGTCCACCAGCATGAACATGGGCAGG ATCGTCTTCTACGAGGACAGGAACTTCCAGGGTCGTTCCTATGAGTGCAGCAGCGACTGCGCTGACATGTCCTCCTACCTGAGCAGGTGCCACTCCTGTAGGGTTCAGAGCGGCTGCTTCATGGTCTACGACCGCAACAACTACATGGGAAACCAGTACTTCATGAGGAGGGGAGAGTACTCTGACTTCCAGAGTATGATGGGAATGACTGATATCAGGTCCTGCCGCACGATCCCCATG CACAGAGGATCCTACAGAATGAGGATCTACGAGAGAGATAACTTCGGAGGTCAGATGCATGAGATGATGGACGACTGTGACTCCATCATGGACCGTTATCGTATGTCCGACTGCCAGTCCTGCAACGTGATGGATGGCCACTGGCTGATGTACGAGCAGCCCCACTTCAGAGGCAGGATGATGTACATGAGGCCCGGAGAGTACAGGAACTTCAGGGATATGGGCATGAGTGGCATGAGGTTCATGAGCATGAGGCGTATCACTGATATGTGCTAG
- the LOC135555579 gene encoding gamma-crystallin M3-like encodes MSTSMNMGRIVFYEDRNFQGRSYECSSDCADMSSYLSRCHSCRVQSGCFMVYDRNNYMGNQYFMRRGEYSDFQSMMGMTDIRSCRTIPMHRGSYRMRIYERDNFGGQMHEMMDDCDSIMDRYRMSDCQSCNVMDGHWLMYEQPHFRGRMTYMRPGEYRNFRDMGMSGMRFMSMRRITDMC; translated from the exons ATGTCCACCAGCATGAACATGGGCAGG ATCGTCTTCTACGAGGACAGGAACTTCCAGGGTCGTTCCTATGAGTGCAGCAGCGACTGCGCTGACATGTCCTCCTACCTGAGCAGGTGCCACTCCTGTAGGGTTCAGAGCGGCTGCTTCATGGTCTACGACCGCAACAACTACATGGGAAACCAGTACTTCATGAGGAGGGGAGAGTACTCTGACTTCCAGAGTATGATGGGAATGACTGATATCAGGTCCTGCCGCACGATCCCCATG CACAGAGGATCCTACAGAATGAGGATCTACGAGAGAGATAACTTCGGAGGTCAGATGCATGAGATGATGGACGACTGTGACTCCATCATGGACCGTTATCGTATGTCCGACTGCCAGTCCTGCAACGTGATGGATGGCCACTGGCTGATGTACGAGCAGCCCCACTTCAGAGGCAGGATGACTTACATGAGGCCCGGAGAGTACAGGAACTTCAGGGATATGGGCATGAGTGGCATGAGGTTCATGAGCATGAGGCGTATCACTGATATGTGCTAG
- the LOC135555578 gene encoding gamma-crystallin M3-like: MSTSMNMGRIVFYEDRNFQGRSYECSSDCADMSSYLSRCHSCRVQSGCFMVYDRNNYMGNQYFMRRGEYSDFQSMMGMTDIRSCRTIPMHRGSYRMRIYERDNFGGQMHEMMDDCDSIMDRYRMSDCQSCNVMDGHWLMYEQPHFRGRMMYMRPGEYRNFRDMGMSGMRFMSMRRITDMC; encoded by the exons ATGTCCACCAGCATGAACATGGGCAGG ATCGTCTTCTACGAGGACAGGAACTTCCAGGGTCGTTCCTATGAGTGCAGCAGCGACTGCGCTGACATGTCCTCCTACCTGAGCAGGTGCCACTCCTGTAGGGTTCAGAGCGGCTGCTTCATGGTCTACGACCGCAACAACTACATGGGAAACCAGTACTTCATGAGGAGGGGAGAGTACTCTGACTTCCAGAGTATGATGGGAATGACTGATATCAGGTCCTGCCGCACGATCCCCATG CACAGAGGATCCTACAGAATGAGGATCTACGAGAGAGATAACTTCGGAGGTCAGATGCATGAGATGATGGACGACTGTGACTCCATCATGGACCGTTATCGTATGTCCGACTGCCAGTCCTGCAACGTGATGGATGGCCACTGGCTGATGTACGAGCAGCCTCACTTCAGAGGCAGGATGATGTACATGAGGCCCGGAGAGTATAGGAACTTCAGGGATATGGGCATGAGTGGCATGAGGTTCATGAGCATGAGGCGTATCACTGATATGTGCTAG
- the LOC135555580 gene encoding zinc finger BED domain-containing protein 6-like: MTEFKRAFSLVWDHFTLVTPNKVQCALCSQRLSFNKNTSAMLRHLRSRHPSEAWYSNSTSGAHSSTSNSTSGVHSTFSNSIISSAGVHSSFSGTTGLNSMFTNNAAAGHHIQVRTTRQEDLDDALVNMLVKDTQPFSVVEEEGFAAFVQKLDPSYNLPNKQALKKMVGSRCEFINDNVVSQMVISDFVSLTSDMWTSIDKHSYISVTGHLVAENAQLSTFLLGISKLPENHKVIHIEEAKNQLVASWGLHSRVAAFVTENSENMVATVQKLGILQLPSFAHVLNLVIKRSMEATLELQDIRSQARAIVSFFKSNQNAEMRLAEVQGQLGRPEQKLIQEVDSRWNSSFSMLERVFDQRESVAAALSTLDTDIIPLGSADYEVIHQCLGVLGSFNQATAELASEKRVSASKVIPLVRMLKITLEKKHGAIIHPTATQLASNLQRELQTSCSMVETEPILALSALLDPRFKMLAFGNQGYAQEAVKLLTSECASLIRINPDKDDTLPPSTTGSTTPSPTSPHTSWAMETASVSMATSPSKSHDGGLWEMFDSKVGETQSVQSSTADAAVEVQHYLSDPYLNRVENPMHYWEKHSKVYPHLFQLARKYLSVPASSVPCERIFTKAGDVFNKKRSCLSMKAVEQIMLLNKGLV, encoded by the exons ATGACTGAGTTTAAGAGAGCCTTCTCACTGGTGTGGGATCACTTCACTCTAGTGACACCCAATAAGGTCCAGTGCGCCCTCTGTTCACAACGGCTTAGCTTCAACAAAAACACCTCCGCCATGTTAAGGCACCTAAGATCAAGGCACCCAAGCGAGGCCTGGTACAGCAACTCAACATCTGGAGCCCACTCAAGCACAAGCAACTCAACATCTGGAGTCCACTCAACGTTCTCTAACTCAATAATTAGTAGTGCTGGAGTCCACTCATCATTCTCTGGTACTACAGGACTAAACTCAATGTTTACAAACAATGCTGCTGCTGGACACCACATCCAAG TCAGGACCACCAGACAAGAAGACCTGGATGATGCCCTAGTCAACATGTTGGTTAAAGACACCCAGCCATTTTCAGTAGTCGAGGAAGAGGGATTCGCTGCTTTCGTCCAAAAGCTAGACCCAAGCTACAATCTTCCAAACAAGCAAGCGCTGAAGAAAATGGTGGGGTCTCGGTGTGAATTCATCAATGATAATGTTGTATCGCAGATGGTAATTTCTGACTTTGTCAGCCTGACTTCGGACATGTGGACTTCTATAGATAAGCACAGTTACATTTCAGTGACAGGGCATTTGGTAGCAGAAAATGCCCAGTTATCCACTTTCCTCCTTGGGATTTCTAAGCTGCCTGAAAACCACAAAGTGATCCACATTGAGGAGGCCAAAAACCAACTGGTGGCGAGCTGGGGCCTCCACAGCAGGGTTGCTGCATTTGTCACAGAGAACAGCGAAAATATGGTAGCCACGGTTCAGAAACTAGGAATCCTCCAGTTGCCCTCTTTTGCACACGTCCTGAACCTTGTGATTAAGAGGTCCATGGAGGCTACTTTGGAGCTGCAGGACATCCGCTCCCAAGCGCGGGCTATCGTGTCTTTCTTCAAGTCTAATCAGAACGCAGAGATGAGGTTAGCCGAGGTGCAGGGGCAGCTAGGCAGGCCGGAGCAGAAGCTGATCCAGGAAGTGGACTCGAGATGGAACAGTAGCTTTTCTATGCTGGAACGCGTCTTTGATCAGAGGGAGTCTGTGGCTGCTGCTCTCAGCACCCTGGACACGGACATCATCCCTCTGGGATCTGCTGACTACGAGGTCATCCACCAGTGTCTTGGAGTGCTGGGTTCCTTCAACCAGGCCACAGCCGAGCTCGCCTCAGAGAAACGCGTCTCGGCCTCCAAGGTCATTCCTCTTGTCCGGATGCTGAAGATAACCCTTGAGAAGAAGCACGGTGCCATCATACACCCTACGGCTACACAGCTGGCGTCTAACCTACAGAGGGAGCTTCAGACGAGCTGCAGTATGGTGGAGACCGAGCCAATCCtggctctctctgctctcctagATCCGCGCTTCAAAATGTTGGCCTTCGGGAACCAAGGCTACGCTCAGGAGGCGGTGAAGCTCCTCACCTCTGAGTGCGCCTCGTTAATCCGGATAAATCCGGACAAGGATGACACTCTGCCGCCGTCCACCACCGGGTCAACGACGCCCTCCCCGACATCACCCCACACCTCCTGGGCAATGGAAACCGCTTCCGTCTCCATGGCAACATCTCCGTCTAAGTCCCACGATGGGGGTCTGTGGGAGATGTTTGACAGTAAAGTGGGCGAGACACAGAGTGTTCAGAGCAGCACGGCGGATGCAGCGGTGGAGGTACAACACTACCTCAGTGACCCGTACCTGAACCGAGTGGAGAACCCCATGCACTACTGGGAGAAGCACTCCAAGGTGTACCCGCACCTGTTCCAGCTGGCTCGGAAATACCTCAGTGTTCCCGCCTCGTCTGTGCCATGTGAGCGCATATTCACCAAAGCTGGAGATGTGTTCAATAAAAAGAGGAGTTGCCTCAGTATGAAGGCTGTAGAGCAGATAATGCTGTTGAATAAAGGTCTAGTATAG